One genomic window of Sporosarcina ureae includes the following:
- the fumC gene encoding class II fumarate hydratase gives MEYRIEHDTFGEIQVPADKLWGAQTQRSKHNFKIGGERIPLGVIQAFAHLKKSAAIASHSFGNLSEVKMKAIKTAAEEVIAGKWDEHFPLVVWQTGSGTQSNMNMNEVLANRGNQLLEEWGEEERLHPNDDVNKSQSSNDTFPTALHVAGVIAVEREVLPAIDKLAATLQKKSEDFADIIKIGRTHLQDATPLTLGQEISGWHRMLEKTHSMLKTSVETMKELAIGGTAVGTGLNAPAGFGEKVAEEISKSVGIEFTSAQNKFHALTSYDEVVYTHGALKALAADLMKVANDVRWLASGPRSGIGEITIPENEPGSSIMPGKVNPTQSEALTMVVAQVMGNDATIGFSASQGNFELNVFKPVIIYNFLQSAKLLADGMISFNDNCAVGIEPNREEIDNKVKNSLMLVTALNPYIGYENAAKIAKKAHTEGTTLKEAALSNGLLTEAQFDEYVDPSKMTGNS, from the coding sequence ATGGAATATCGTATTGAGCACGACACGTTCGGAGAAATACAAGTACCAGCGGATAAGTTATGGGGCGCGCAGACGCAGCGCAGTAAGCACAACTTTAAAATCGGCGGGGAACGCATTCCGCTTGGTGTAATCCAAGCCTTTGCCCATTTGAAAAAATCAGCAGCGATCGCAAGTCATTCATTCGGCAATCTGTCCGAAGTTAAAATGAAAGCTATAAAAACAGCAGCAGAAGAGGTCATTGCAGGCAAATGGGACGAGCACTTCCCGTTGGTCGTTTGGCAAACAGGAAGCGGTACGCAGTCGAACATGAACATGAACGAAGTACTCGCTAACCGTGGGAACCAGTTGCTTGAGGAGTGGGGCGAGGAAGAACGCCTGCATCCGAATGATGATGTCAATAAATCCCAAAGTTCCAACGATACATTCCCGACAGCACTACATGTGGCGGGAGTTATCGCGGTTGAGCGCGAAGTATTGCCAGCAATCGATAAATTAGCTGCCACACTTCAGAAAAAATCCGAAGACTTTGCAGATATTATTAAAATTGGACGTACGCACTTACAAGACGCGACGCCATTGACTTTAGGACAAGAAATCAGCGGTTGGCACAGAATGTTAGAGAAAACGCACAGCATGTTGAAAACTAGTGTAGAGACGATGAAAGAACTCGCAATCGGCGGTACAGCAGTTGGAACGGGACTTAACGCACCAGCTGGCTTTGGCGAAAAAGTAGCGGAAGAAATTTCGAAGTCCGTGGGCATCGAGTTTACGTCTGCTCAGAATAAATTCCACGCATTGACGAGCTACGATGAAGTCGTCTATACACATGGCGCACTGAAAGCATTGGCTGCGGACTTGATGAAAGTGGCGAATGACGTACGTTGGTTGGCAAGCGGTCCTCGTTCAGGTATCGGTGAAATTACGATTCCAGAAAACGAGCCCGGCAGCTCAATTATGCCAGGTAAAGTGAACCCGACACAAAGTGAAGCGTTGACGATGGTTGTGGCACAAGTAATGGGGAACGACGCAACAATCGGTTTTTCAGCGAGCCAGGGGAACTTTGAATTGAACGTCTTCAAACCCGTAATTATTTACAACTTCCTCCAATCAGCGAAATTACTTGCTGACGGTATGATCAGCTTCAACGATAACTGTGCGGTAGGGATTGAACCGAACCGTGAAGAAATCGACAATAAAGTGAAAAACTCTTTAATGCTAGTCACAGCATTGAATCCGTATATCGGCTATGAAAATGCGGCGAAAATTGCGAAGAAGGCTCATACAGAAGGTACAACGCTGAAAGAAGCGGCACTTTCTAATGGTTTATTGACAGAAGCACAATTTGACGAATATGTAGACCCAAGCAAGATGACTGGCAACTCATAA
- a CDS encoding PCYCGC motif-containing (lipo)protein — MKKKLLAGLAALTLMLAACGNDATENPAEVNPQDAQAEAGHDHGEHLPNGDLQEVTASADILPSFLDDKPEDMRMVYQVAGNATDILEYMPCYCGCGDSAGHKSNMNCFLDEVREDGSVVWDDHGTRCLVCLEIAVKSVQMKQDGKSMKEIRDAIDTEYGNGEYAKPTDTPMPA; from the coding sequence ATGAAAAAGAAGTTACTTGCAGGGCTGGCGGCGCTGACATTGATGCTTGCTGCATGTGGAAACGACGCTACAGAAAATCCTGCTGAAGTAAATCCACAAGATGCACAGGCAGAAGCAGGACATGATCACGGAGAACATTTGCCGAACGGTGATTTGCAGGAAGTGACCGCTTCGGCGGATATCCTGCCTTCATTCCTTGATGATAAGCCGGAAGACATGCGCATGGTCTATCAAGTGGCAGGCAACGCAACGGACATTTTGGAATACATGCCTTGCTATTGCGGTTGCGGAGACAGTGCTGGACATAAGAGTAATATGAATTGTTTCTTGGATGAAGTACGCGAAGACGGCTCCGTTGTCTGGGATGATCACGGCACACGTTGCCTAGTTTGCCTAGAGATTGCAGTAAAATCCGTGCAAATGAAGCAAGACGGCAAGTCGATGAAAGAAATCCGTGATGCGATTGATACGGAATATGGCAACGGAGAGTATGCGAAACCTACAGATACTCCAATGCCTGCTTGA
- a CDS encoding GNAT family N-acetyltransferase, which produces MIHFVQFEEQYIPKMASLLAARHADERQRFPFLQERFEDVEHAEERLREELEKPYTGGLVTLRDEDVIGYLLYEYRQDATRGRTVYVGYPSFVIHEDEHPRLARLMYTEVGAEWVRNGYFEHVMDIPVGNDELILEMLEQSFHFEQRFAALSLEHYRAQPGENSLVKMKELVGEEQKTLHKMAPWNSLHQAKAPAWKPITQEALDAERDVFAAYEGKEGTRSWVAEQDHVPVAFHLFTPTDARHAMTTPDESAVLVQATTNIELRGQGIGKSIANHSFTQMKNAGYKYVMTDWLTANHLASYFWPKLGFRSYMIRMARTVDARISWADGQ; this is translated from the coding sequence ATGATTCATTTTGTACAATTCGAAGAGCAGTATATACCGAAGATGGCCTCGTTATTAGCGGCGAGACATGCAGATGAACGACAACGTTTTCCATTTTTGCAGGAGCGCTTTGAGGACGTGGAACACGCAGAAGAACGTTTGCGTGAAGAATTGGAGAAACCGTATACAGGAGGACTCGTGACGTTGCGTGACGAAGATGTCATCGGCTATTTATTATACGAATATCGTCAAGATGCTACCCGAGGTCGTACTGTCTATGTGGGGTATCCGTCATTCGTCATTCATGAAGACGAGCACCCAAGATTAGCGCGATTGATGTATACCGAAGTGGGAGCGGAATGGGTCCGCAATGGGTACTTTGAGCATGTGATGGATATACCGGTCGGTAATGATGAATTAATTCTTGAAATGCTGGAGCAGTCGTTTCATTTCGAACAGCGCTTTGCGGCGTTGTCACTTGAACACTATCGTGCACAGCCAGGAGAGAATAGTCTCGTCAAGATGAAGGAACTGGTAGGGGAAGAGCAAAAAACATTGCACAAGATGGCGCCGTGGAACAGTTTGCATCAAGCGAAAGCTCCCGCGTGGAAACCGATTACTCAAGAAGCGTTGGATGCGGAGCGCGATGTGTTTGCGGCGTATGAAGGAAAAGAAGGTACGCGCAGCTGGGTCGCTGAGCAGGATCATGTACCTGTAGCTTTTCATCTATTTACACCGACAGATGCGCGCCATGCTATGACAACGCCGGATGAATCGGCCGTGCTTGTACAGGCGACGACAAATATTGAGTTGCGTGGACAAGGTATTGGTAAATCGATTGCGAACCACAGTTTCACTCAAATGAAAAATGCAGGTTATAAATATGTTATGACGGATTGGTTGACGGCGAATCATTTGGCATCCTATTTCTGGCCGAAGCTCGGATTCCGTTCGTACATGATTCGCATGGCGCGTACAGTGGATGCACGCATCTCATGGGCGGACGGACAATGA
- a CDS encoding diphthine--ammonia ligase gives MTGVKFVTSWSGGKDSALAAYRAIQEGNTPAMLWTMFELDQPHSKSHALPLEIVQAQAKQMDIPLMIRKADWAGYEIQFIDAMRVAKAHGIHKAVFGDIDLEDHLLWVQSMCAKVGMDTYHPLWEEPRRKLLEEFIAEGFEAYVVVVNTKMMPAEFLGRRFTLELLDELEALGIDSCGESGEFHTVVVDGPIFKERIPVKMNETLEKDGYVFLKCEIEKGTSTDGEIV, from the coding sequence ATGACGGGCGTGAAGTTCGTCACATCATGGAGTGGCGGTAAAGACTCTGCGCTCGCCGCATATCGCGCGATCCAAGAGGGAAATACGCCAGCGATGCTGTGGACAATGTTCGAGTTAGATCAGCCGCATTCCAAATCACACGCATTACCACTGGAAATTGTTCAAGCACAGGCAAAGCAAATGGATATACCACTGATGATCCGAAAAGCAGACTGGGCTGGCTATGAAATACAATTTATAGATGCGATGCGCGTTGCGAAAGCACATGGTATTCACAAAGCAGTATTTGGAGATATCGATTTAGAAGATCACTTGCTGTGGGTACAGTCGATGTGTGCCAAAGTGGGTATGGACACATATCATCCACTTTGGGAAGAACCGAGACGTAAGCTACTTGAAGAATTCATCGCAGAAGGCTTTGAAGCCTATGTGGTCGTCGTCAATACAAAGATGATGCCAGCCGAATTTCTCGGTAGACGTTTCACACTTGAATTATTAGATGAACTCGAAGCACTCGGCATCGATAGCTGCGGTGAGTCCGGAGAATTCCATACGGTTGTTGTCGATGGACCTATTTTCAAGGAACGTATTCCCGTGAAAATGAATGAAACTCTCGAAAAAGACGGCTATGTATTTTTGAAATGTGAAATAGAAAAAGGAACTTCCACAGACGGAGAAATCGTCTGA
- a CDS encoding GNAT family N-acetyltransferase: protein MNSKRIVTEEDLQKSFDIRKAVFVQEQLVPEEDEFDEFDVLNEVCEHILVEHEGQAIASGRLRVVDGMGKLERICVLVSHRSLGIGKVIVQGLEDIAKDKGLVWVKLHGQTHAEEFYRKLGYETTSDIFMEDGIPHIEMKKELAL from the coding sequence ATGAATAGTAAGCGAATAGTTACAGAAGAAGATCTTCAAAAGTCTTTCGACATACGAAAAGCTGTATTTGTTCAAGAACAACTTGTTCCGGAAGAGGACGAGTTTGATGAATTCGATGTGCTGAATGAAGTATGCGAGCATATTTTAGTGGAACATGAAGGACAAGCGATCGCATCTGGTAGATTGAGAGTAGTAGATGGGATGGGGAAGTTAGAACGCATTTGTGTGTTAGTCTCTCATCGGAGTCTAGGCATTGGGAAGGTAATTGTTCAAGGGTTGGAGGATATCGCAAAGGACAAGGGATTGGTTTGGGTGAAATTGCATGGACAAACACATGCAGAAGAGTTTTATCGTAAACTTGGATACGAAACTACTTCTGATATCTTCATGGAAGACGGCATACCGCATATTGAGATGAAGAAAGAGTTAGCACTGTAG
- a CDS encoding YceI family protein produces MTKAIWNVDTAHSTVEFSVRHMMISNVKGTFNEFQATIEADPQDLTDASIDFTIDANSIDTRKPDRDNHLRSADFFDVENFPNLSFKATAIEKTSDNTYDITGDFTIKDTTKPVTFQVTFEGIAKDPMSGDEAAGFTGHTKINRKDFGLTWNAALETGGVVVSDEVKINIEIQLRK; encoded by the coding sequence ATGACAAAAGCAATATGGAATGTTGACACAGCACACAGTACAGTAGAATTTTCCGTACGTCATATGATGATTTCAAATGTAAAAGGTACATTTAACGAATTCCAAGCGACCATCGAAGCGGACCCGCAAGATTTAACAGATGCATCGATCGATTTTACAATTGATGCAAACAGTATTGATACCCGCAAACCTGATCGAGACAATCATTTACGTTCAGCTGACTTTTTCGATGTAGAAAATTTTCCAAACTTATCGTTTAAAGCTACCGCTATCGAGAAGACGTCAGATAATACGTACGACATAACAGGCGACTTCACTATTAAAGATACAACGAAGCCTGTCACATTCCAAGTAACGTTTGAAGGCATAGCCAAAGACCCAATGAGCGGAGACGAAGCTGCTGGATTCACAGGTCATACGAAGATTAACCGTAAAGATTTCGGTTTAACATGGAATGCTGCTCTTGAAACGGGCGGTGTCGTCGTAAGCGATGAAGTGAAAATCAATATCGAAATCCAATTACGTAAGTAA
- a CDS encoding alpha/beta hydrolase: MNYLYNEKKKGAPVFVLLHGTGGTETDLVSLAELLHPDYNVLGIRGNVQENGMNRFFKRHGEGQYDWEDLEFRGNELYEFIVEKSKEYDFKLEDTVLVGFSNGSNIAIHMMLKQPGAFKKAALFAPLYPADIAETQDFSDVEVFLSLGERDPIVPESESKRVIRLFEERGAHVTTAWVTGHSLTQEVALQAKNWLNSTHN, translated from the coding sequence GTGAACTATCTGTACAATGAAAAGAAAAAAGGTGCACCCGTATTTGTATTGCTCCACGGCACAGGTGGTACAGAAACAGACTTGGTATCTCTTGCCGAACTACTACATCCTGATTACAACGTTTTAGGCATCAGAGGAAATGTGCAGGAAAATGGAATGAATAGATTTTTCAAACGGCACGGTGAAGGTCAGTACGACTGGGAAGATCTTGAATTTCGCGGCAATGAACTGTATGAGTTCATCGTCGAGAAATCAAAAGAATACGACTTTAAACTCGAAGATACAGTTCTTGTTGGATTCTCAAACGGTTCAAACATCGCTATACACATGATGCTTAAGCAGCCAGGCGCTTTCAAAAAAGCCGCTTTATTCGCACCACTGTACCCAGCAGATATAGCAGAAACACAAGATTTTAGCGATGTCGAAGTATTTCTTTCTCTAGGTGAACGTGATCCGATCGTGCCAGAATCTGAAAGTAAACGAGTCATCCGTCTCTTTGAAGAAAGAGGCGCACATGTTACGACAGCTTGGGTTACGGGACATAGCCTGACACAGGAAGTCGCGCTTCAAGCAAAAAATTGGTTGAATTCAACACATAACTAG
- the mhqE gene encoding ring-cleaving dioxygenase MhqE, with protein sequence MTTELLGIHHVTAMTDDAMRNYEFFTNVLGMRLVKKTVNQDDIQTYHTFFADDIGSPGTDMTFFDFPNNPKGTPGTNSISRTGLRVPSDAALEYYVERFKEFGVENDGIQELFGKKVLPFQEADGQKYQLFSDENNEGVAPGTPWKNGPVPEDYAIYGLGPIEITVSYFEDFKKMLTEVYGMKPILTEENVTWFDVGEGGNGGQVILRFDDTTPGRQGYGQVHHVSFRVKDHEAIKSWEAKYDEMGIQHSGHVDRFYFEALYTRVGHILIELSTDGPGFMTDEPYETLGENLSLPPFLEPKREYIESQIRPFDTTRS encoded by the coding sequence ATGACAACCGAATTACTAGGAATTCACCACGTTACCGCCATGACAGACGATGCCATGAGAAACTATGAGTTTTTCACAAACGTACTTGGCATGAGATTAGTTAAGAAAACAGTCAACCAAGATGACATCCAAACGTATCACACATTTTTCGCAGATGATATCGGTTCACCAGGAACAGACATGACGTTCTTCGACTTCCCGAATAACCCGAAAGGTACACCGGGGACAAACTCGATTTCCCGAACAGGACTTCGAGTGCCTAGCGACGCCGCACTTGAATATTACGTAGAGCGTTTCAAAGAGTTCGGCGTAGAAAATGATGGCATTCAAGAGCTCTTCGGAAAAAAGGTACTGCCTTTCCAAGAAGCGGACGGACAAAAATATCAACTGTTCTCGGATGAGAATAATGAAGGTGTCGCACCAGGTACACCTTGGAAAAATGGACCCGTACCTGAAGATTATGCGATTTACGGTTTAGGCCCGATTGAAATTACAGTTAGTTATTTTGAAGACTTTAAAAAAATGCTCACCGAAGTGTATGGTATGAAGCCAATTCTTACGGAAGAGAACGTCACATGGTTTGACGTAGGCGAAGGTGGCAATGGAGGACAGGTCATTTTACGATTTGATGATACAACACCAGGCCGCCAAGGGTATGGACAAGTCCACCATGTATCGTTCAGAGTGAAAGACCATGAAGCGATCAAAAGTTGGGAAGCAAAATATGATGAAATGGGAATACAACATTCCGGTCATGTAGACCGCTTCTACTTTGAAGCACTCTATACACGCGTCGGTCATATTCTAATTGAGCTATCAACAGATGGCCCAGGTTTCATGACAGATGAACCATACGAAACATTAGGTGAAAACCTATCACTTCCCCCATTCCTTGAACCAAAACGTGAATATATTGAATCTCAGATTCGTCCGTTCGATACAACACGTTCATAA
- a CDS encoding MarR family winged helix-turn-helix transcriptional regulator yields MDNQNIDRYEEDLSLKAFIVLTRAMQSIKVRVEDDIKRSGLNTTEFAVLELIYSKGDQPIQKIGEQVLIASSSITYVVDKLEKKNLIKRKPCPKDRRVTHASITTDGTELMNEIFPPHKQAIKEIFSGLDIQEKEQLITHVKKLGLHAQNM; encoded by the coding sequence ATGGACAATCAAAATATAGATCGTTATGAAGAAGATTTGTCTCTAAAGGCATTTATAGTTTTAACTCGAGCAATGCAATCCATTAAAGTACGCGTGGAAGACGATATCAAACGCTCAGGTTTAAATACAACAGAATTTGCTGTTTTAGAATTAATTTATAGTAAAGGTGATCAACCGATACAAAAAATCGGTGAGCAAGTACTAATTGCAAGTAGTAGCATCACGTACGTTGTCGATAAATTAGAAAAGAAAAACTTAATCAAAAGAAAACCGTGTCCTAAAGATCGACGTGTAACACATGCGTCCATAACAACCGATGGGACGGAACTGATGAATGAAATCTTTCCCCCTCACAAACAAGCGATAAAAGAAATTTTTAGCGGATTAGATATACAAGAAAAAGAACAACTCATTACACATGTAAAAAAATTAGGTTTACATGCACAAAATATGTAA
- a CDS encoding polysaccharide deacetylase family protein, whose translation MSTLHQPVRRKRRKLKKKYFYLLIFLLVLLGTVLFVGTSYSFREPPHTTDEPEIVPDKIETPTSNDKSEPIDELEPIKPPEQSNPEPEVFPQIESDETEILTEENESEKVVYLTFDDGPSKWTEQFLDILDAHDVKATFFMQGSNLKKEHLQESVKRVAQEGHYIGGHSMTHNYQALYSNQQFVPEMVETLDLIHEITGTTPRLVRAPYGSAPGLNSRQIRKQLADAQIKMWDWTIDSHDWELPGNPTQIIQNIKQETTSDKEVVLMHEKSQTLEALPKILNFFKDQGYVFAVYEDASHFMLNFQNDSAL comes from the coding sequence ATGAGTACGCTACATCAACCAGTCCGAAGAAAAAGACGAAAGCTTAAAAAAAAATATTTTTATCTGTTAATTTTTCTTCTCGTTCTATTAGGCACTGTACTATTTGTTGGGACATCCTATTCTTTCCGTGAGCCACCTCATACAACGGATGAACCAGAAATCGTACCCGATAAGATCGAAACACCGACATCAAACGATAAGTCAGAACCTATTGATGAACTAGAACCAATAAAACCACCAGAACAATCGAATCCTGAACCTGAAGTATTTCCTCAAATTGAAAGCGATGAAACCGAAATACTTACTGAAGAGAATGAATCGGAAAAAGTAGTCTATTTAACTTTCGATGATGGCCCAAGCAAATGGACTGAACAGTTTTTAGATATCCTAGATGCACATGATGTAAAAGCAACATTCTTCATGCAAGGCAGTAATTTAAAGAAAGAACATCTACAGGAAAGTGTAAAACGTGTAGCACAAGAAGGTCATTACATAGGCGGCCATAGCATGACTCACAATTATCAAGCACTTTACTCTAATCAACAGTTTGTGCCCGAGATGGTTGAAACACTTGATCTGATCCATGAAATAACAGGAACAACGCCTCGTTTAGTTCGTGCCCCTTATGGATCAGCACCTGGATTAAACAGCCGGCAAATACGAAAACAACTAGCTGATGCTCAGATTAAAATGTGGGATTGGACGATCGATTCGCATGATTGGGAACTTCCCGGCAACCCCACTCAAATCATACAAAACATTAAACAGGAAACTACTTCTGATAAAGAAGTCGTATTGATGCACGAAAAATCACAAACGTTGGAAGCATTACCTAAAATCCTGAACTTTTTCAAAGATCAAGGATATGTTTTCGCTGTCTACGAGGATGCGAGTCACTTTATGCTTAATTTCCAGAATGATTCAGCACTGTGA
- a CDS encoding anti-sigma-V factor rsiV: MKRLNKLKKDYDAIEIPPELDDLVKQSIQAAKKPKKKSSPLRNWSIGVVAAAALFVGSINVSPTFANSLGNIPVLGSIVKVFTIQTLTMEEETYQANLNTPAIDGLRNEGLQTALNEKYIEENKELFTKFKEEFAKMEEAGGGHFGMDSGYEVKTDTEQILSIARYKVTTAGSSSTEMQYDTIDKQHTILLTLPSLFKDDSYVEIITTYIQKEMKKQMEEDENTTYVAVEGADLEFSSIQKDQDFYITADHKLVISFDQYEVAPGYMGVVTFEIPSDILQDALVGDTYIQ, encoded by the coding sequence ATGAAACGGTTGAACAAACTAAAAAAAGATTATGACGCTATTGAAATTCCTCCTGAACTGGATGATTTAGTAAAACAATCTATTCAAGCAGCAAAAAAACCGAAAAAGAAGAGCTCTCCCTTGAGGAATTGGTCGATTGGAGTCGTTGCAGCAGCTGCTTTATTCGTTGGCAGCATTAATGTCAGCCCAACTTTCGCCAATTCCCTCGGGAACATCCCCGTTCTTGGTTCCATCGTGAAAGTTTTCACTATACAGACCTTAACGATGGAAGAAGAAACGTATCAAGCAAACTTGAATACACCGGCAATCGATGGTTTGAGAAATGAAGGATTGCAAACTGCTCTAAATGAAAAATACATTGAAGAAAATAAAGAGCTCTTTACGAAATTTAAGGAAGAGTTCGCAAAAATGGAAGAGGCTGGCGGCGGCCATTTTGGCATGGATTCGGGATATGAAGTAAAAACCGACACCGAACAGATTCTATCCATTGCACGGTATAAAGTAACTACGGCTGGATCTTCTTCCACTGAGATGCAATACGATACGATTGATAAACAACATACTATTCTTCTCACCTTACCGAGTCTGTTTAAGGATGATTCCTATGTGGAGATCATTACTACTTACATTCAAAAAGAGATGAAGAAACAAATGGAAGAAGACGAAAACACTACGTATGTAGCTGTTGAAGGAGCAGACCTCGAGTTCAGTTCGATCCAAAAAGACCAAGATTTCTATATTACTGCAGATCATAAACTCGTCATTTCTTTTGATCAGTACGAAGTGGCCCCAGGTTATATGGGTGTCGTCACATTTGAAATTCCTTCAGATATTTTACAGGACGCTTTAGTGGGAGACACGTATATTCAGTAA
- a CDS encoding sigma-70 family RNA polymerase sigma factor: MFKIEEGEPFVMTKNKKMEKVEQFLIENQHAHYRLAYSYVKNKENALDIVQDSIFKALKSIHRLDEIKYLKTWFYRILVNTSIDFIRKHQRMIVMDDGVLDGYLPQTEDEQTDIDLFDALDTLTADEKSLIILRFFEDLKIEEVAAILDENINTVKTKLYRTLKKLRIEIEKGDLE, from the coding sequence ATGTTTAAAATTGAAGAAGGTGAACCGTTTGTCATGACAAAAAATAAAAAAATGGAGAAGGTAGAGCAATTCTTGATCGAAAATCAACATGCTCATTATCGGCTCGCCTATAGCTATGTAAAAAACAAAGAAAATGCGTTGGATATTGTGCAAGACTCGATTTTCAAAGCGTTGAAATCCATTCATCGCCTGGATGAAATCAAGTATTTAAAAACTTGGTTTTATCGAATACTCGTGAATACGTCCATCGATTTCATCCGAAAACATCAACGAATGATCGTGATGGATGATGGAGTACTGGATGGATATTTACCACAAACAGAAGATGAACAGACCGATATAGATTTGTTTGATGCACTTGATACGCTCACAGCTGATGAAAAATCGTTGATTATCTTACGTTTTTTTGAAGACTTGAAAATCGAAGAAGTAGCAGCAATCTTGGACGAAAACATCAACACAGTCAAAACGAAGCTATACCGAACATTAAAAAAACTACGTATAGAAATTGAAAAGGGGGATTTGGAATGA
- a CDS encoding IS3 family transposase (programmed frameshift) gives MTERLFTLKEQARLQCNPNVQAVSDKSITYTDEFKRHFISENEKGKLPRDIFEEAGLDADLIGAVRIKSAGKRWRAAYRKSGVEGLQDTRKTNSGRPSERDLTSEEKIERLEAKNRLLQAENELLKKPRSTRKADDEKEITIQTTLKYELINFTIQKYKLARLVSYLCELMEVSRSGYYRHFGEKSKQKRAAREQADEVVKEIILRAYHFRGRKKGARQIKMTLENQYGITYNLKRIRRIMKKFDIICPIRKANPARRMAKATKEHRTCENTLQREFKQGVAGKVLLTDITYLTYGNGKRAYLSTIKDAQTNEILAYEVSSSLGLEIAMNTLRKLKKHRHLMTDAFIHSDQGFHYTNPKYQAAVKKMGLGQSMSRRGNCWDNAPQESFFGHFKDETNIKDCETMEEVRREIKSYMTYYNHYRGQWNLKKLPPAEYRRQLQQAA, from the exons GTGACTGAACGATTGTTTACCTTAAAAGAACAAGCACGCTTGCAATGCAATCCTAACGTACAAGCTGTTAGTGATAAATCCATCACCTATACAGATGAGTTTAAACGTCATTTTATTTCGGAAAATGAAAAAGGAAAACTGCCGCGAGACATTTTTGAAGAGGCTGGATTAGATGCCGATTTAATAGGAGCAGTTCGGATTAAATCTGCAGGAAAGCGTTGGCGTGCCGCCTATAGAAAAAGCGGGGTGGAAGGCTTACAAGACACACGAAAAACCAATTCAGGCCGTCCATCAGAACGCGACTTGACATCCGAAGAAAAGATTGAACGTCTAGAAGCGAAAAACCGCTTATTACAGGCGGAAAATGAACTGTTAAAAAAGC CTCGATCTACTCGAAAGGCAGATGATGAAAAAGAAATCACAATCCAAACGACGCTAAAATATGAACTAATTAATTTCACCATCCAAAAGTATAAATTAGCACGTTTGGTGAGCTACTTATGCGAACTTATGGAGGTATCGCGTTCGGGCTACTATAGGCACTTTGGAGAGAAATCTAAACAGAAACGTGCCGCTCGCGAACAGGCAGACGAAGTTGTAAAGGAAATCATTTTAAGGGCCTATCATTTTCGAGGACGAAAAAAAGGAGCACGCCAAATTAAAATGACACTCGAAAATCAGTACGGCATTACATATAACCTAAAACGCATTCGCCGGATTATGAAAAAATTCGATATCATCTGTCCCATCCGCAAAGCCAACCCAGCACGTCGTATGGCAAAGGCGACGAAAGAGCACCGCACATGTGAAAACACGTTACAACGTGAGTTTAAGCAAGGGGTGGCTGGAAAGGTATTATTGACCGACATCACCTATTTGACATATGGAAATGGCAAACGTGCTTACTTGTCAACGATTAAAGACGCCCAAACGAATGAAATTTTAGCCTATGAAGTTTCTTCTTCGTTAGGTTTGGAGATCGCAATGAATACGCTTCGCAAACTAAAGAAACATCGTCATTTAATGACAGATGCCTTTATACATTCAGATCAAGGATTTCATTATACAAACCCAAAGTATCAGGCAGCAGTGAAGAAAATGGGGTTAGGACAATCGATGTCACGCAGAGGGAACTGTTGGGATAATGCTCCACAGGAATCATTTTTCGGTCACTTCAAGGATGAAACCAATATAAAAGATTGTGAGACAATGGAAGAAGTTAGGCGGGAAATCAAGAGTTATATGACGTACTATAACCATTATCGCGGGCAGTGGAACTTGAAAAAGCTGCCGCCTGCAGAATACAGACGACAGCTTCAACAAGCAGCTTAG